The Hymenobacter baengnokdamensis genome includes a region encoding these proteins:
- a CDS encoding efflux RND transporter periplasmic adaptor subunit, with the protein MRTRLSFYLFCCLPAIILGACHGGAAPDDEAAGPPPRAQVQAVQVSTQNLTQYRTFPATSTYPRKSTVTAPVAAYVTGVRVRLGDRVTAGQVLFTLETKERRALGGSVQRIDPSLKGFGLVAVTAPASGIVSLLNIQQSGDYLLEGTPLCTVAESSQLVFQLNLPYEYHSLAMGQPTCTIILPDSTHLTGTVQAPLASVSPGQSEVFLVRPSNPPGVIPENLIVQVRLTQAKRPNAQTLPTACVLADETLHNFWVMKLVNDSTAVKVPVVLGVQQPGQLEIKSPTFNPNDRILSVGNYGLADTAKVKLVR; encoded by the coding sequence ATGCGCACTCGACTTTCATTTTATCTATTCTGCTGCTTACCGGCCATTATCCTCGGCGCCTGCCACGGCGGGGCGGCCCCCGACGATGAAGCGGCCGGCCCCCCACCCCGCGCCCAGGTGCAGGCAGTGCAGGTCAGCACCCAAAACCTGACGCAGTACCGCACCTTCCCGGCTACTTCGACCTACCCGCGCAAAAGCACCGTGACGGCCCCCGTGGCGGCCTACGTTACGGGCGTAAGGGTGCGACTGGGCGACCGCGTGACGGCGGGCCAGGTACTGTTCACCCTCGAAACCAAGGAGCGCCGGGCCCTCGGCGGCTCGGTGCAGCGCATCGACCCTTCGCTCAAGGGCTTCGGTCTGGTAGCGGTAACGGCCCCGGCCAGCGGCATCGTAAGCCTGCTCAACATTCAGCAATCGGGCGATTACTTACTCGAAGGTACTCCTTTGTGTACCGTAGCCGAAAGCAGCCAGCTTGTGTTTCAGCTGAACCTGCCCTACGAGTACCACTCGCTGGCCATGGGTCAGCCCACCTGCACCATCATCCTGCCCGACAGCACGCACCTCACGGGCACGGTGCAGGCCCCGCTGGCCAGCGTCAGCCCCGGCCAGTCAGAAGTATTCCTGGTGCGGCCCAGCAACCCGCCGGGCGTTATCCCCGAAAACCTGATTGTGCAGGTGCGCCTCACTCAGGCCAAGCGGCCCAATGCCCAAACCCTGCCCACGGCCTGCGTGCTGGCCGATGAAACACTGCATAATTTCTGGGTGATGAAGCTGGTCAATGACTCGACGGCGGTAAAAGTCCCGGTGGTGCTGGGGGTGCAGCAGCCGGGCCAGCTTGAAATCAAGAGCCCGACCTTTAACCCGAACGACCGCATCCTGAGCGTGGGCAACTACGGCCTGGCCGACACGGCTAAAGTGAAGCTGGTACGATGA
- a CDS encoding 2Fe-2S iron-sulfur cluster-binding protein, with the protein MSDIRIYVEEAPGQRRELPAPTDMGLSLMELLKASDYPIQATCGGMALCATCHVEILAGPPLPEPSDDEWAMLDTLPQLHETSRLSCQIRLAPNLDGLVVRVAEPA; encoded by the coding sequence ATGTCTGACATCCGCATTTACGTGGAGGAAGCGCCCGGCCAGCGGCGCGAGCTGCCCGCGCCCACCGATATGGGCCTGAGCCTGATGGAATTGCTCAAAGCCAGCGACTATCCTATTCAGGCTACCTGCGGCGGCATGGCGCTGTGCGCCACCTGCCACGTCGAGATTCTGGCTGGCCCGCCCCTGCCCGAGCCCAGCGACGACGAGTGGGCCATGCTCGATACCCTGCCCCAGCTGCACGAAACCAGCCGCCTGAGCTGCCAGATTCGCCTGGCACCCAACCTCGACGGGCTGGTAGTGCGCGTGGCCGAGCCGGCCTGA
- a CDS encoding efflux RND transporter permease subunit: MRQVLLRFVDFKQNSLAQLQKQVIFLPSGSPRPLPFFATIDVEPGNVELRREDLKSVAVLTARLDGRDLGSAVQAIRQQVSRQITLPPGYTIVYGGAYAEQQSSFRELELILLTASMLVFAVLLFLFREWLIAVLVLFISVMGITGCLLGLFFAGIPLNVSSYTGIIMIVGIIAENAIFTVHQFYDSLRETGDVDTAIRYAIALRIRPKLMTAIGAILALSPLALGIGLGAQMQQPLAVAVIGGFLVALPMLLFVLPTGMRLIYHRRNAAQELAERG, translated from the coding sequence ATGCGCCAGGTGCTGCTGCGCTTCGTCGACTTCAAGCAGAACAGCCTGGCCCAGCTGCAAAAGCAGGTTATCTTCCTGCCCAGCGGCAGTCCCCGGCCCCTGCCCTTCTTTGCTACTATCGACGTGGAGCCCGGCAACGTGGAGCTGCGGCGCGAAGACCTGAAGTCGGTAGCTGTGCTCACCGCCCGCCTCGACGGGCGCGACCTGGGCTCGGCCGTGCAGGCCATCCGGCAGCAGGTGAGCCGGCAGATAACCCTGCCGCCGGGCTATACCATCGTGTACGGCGGGGCCTATGCCGAGCAGCAGTCGTCGTTTCGCGAGCTGGAGCTGATTTTGCTCACGGCCAGCATGCTGGTGTTCGCGGTGCTGCTCTTTCTGTTTCGGGAGTGGCTGATAGCCGTGCTCGTGCTCTTTATCTCGGTGATGGGTATCACGGGCTGCCTGCTGGGCTTGTTCTTCGCCGGTATTCCGCTCAACGTGAGCAGCTACACGGGCATTATCATGATAGTGGGCATAATCGCAGAAAATGCTATATTTACGGTGCATCAGTTCTACGACTCGCTGCGCGAAACCGGCGACGTGGACACGGCCATTCGCTACGCCATTGCCCTGCGCATCCGGCCCAAGCTGATGACGGCCATCGGGGCTATTCTGGCGCTTTCGCCGCTGGCGCTGGGCATTGGCCTGGGGGCCCAGATGCAGCAGCCGCTGGCCGTGGCCGTGATTGGCGGCTTCCTGGTGGCGCTGCCCATGCTGCTGTTTGTGCTGCCCACCGGCATGCGCCTGATTTATCATCGTCGCAACGCCGCCCAGGAGCTGGCGGAGCGCGGCTAG
- a CDS encoding glycosyltransferase family 4 protein: protein MNAVAATVERVAVSTGGFALSLLCLSRSWGGLELNTVRFAGWMQQRGWAVQLITLPDSPMAARAQELNLPVVVLRNRLKAVDIVAARQLAEVLRHFGTQSLVVTRNGDLGLAVLCKKCWVPSLRLVYQQHMQLGIAKRGLIHTLRYRALDAWLTPLPGLARQVLTKTRLPATRLHVVPLGIELKKFAYSSLTQAEARAQLGLSLAPGTVLLGLIGRFDRGKGQKFVVKALARLRQQYPQLQLLLVGESTLNEGNGYKNRVLARIRRLRLSQVVHVRPFTLQPEVAYRALDIALVASTNETYGMVTLEAQATGLPVVACATGGTLELVDDGQTGLLFPLHNAEALNAAIERLLQSPDLAARLGRQAKAHVLARYSHQQQCALTEQVLLGLGQPAGSQ from the coding sequence ATGAACGCTGTTGCTGCTACTGTCGAGCGGGTCGCTGTTTCCACCGGCGGATTTGCGCTTTCGCTGCTGTGCCTGTCGAGAAGTTGGGGCGGCCTGGAGCTGAATACGGTGCGCTTCGCCGGGTGGATGCAACAGCGGGGGTGGGCTGTGCAGCTCATTACCCTGCCCGATTCGCCTATGGCGGCGCGGGCCCAGGAGCTGAATTTGCCGGTGGTGGTGCTGCGCAACCGCTTAAAAGCAGTGGATATAGTGGCCGCGCGGCAGTTGGCCGAGGTGCTGCGCCACTTTGGCACCCAGTCGCTGGTGGTGACGCGCAACGGCGACCTGGGCCTGGCGGTGCTCTGCAAGAAATGCTGGGTTCCCTCCCTGCGCCTGGTTTATCAGCAGCACATGCAGCTGGGAATAGCCAAGCGCGGCCTCATCCATACGCTGCGCTACCGGGCCCTTGATGCGTGGCTGACGCCCTTGCCAGGGCTGGCCCGGCAGGTGCTCACCAAAACCCGGCTGCCGGCCACCCGGCTGCACGTAGTGCCGCTGGGCATTGAGCTGAAAAAGTTTGCCTATTCGTCACTCACGCAGGCCGAAGCCCGCGCTCAGCTGGGTTTGTCGCTCGCGCCGGGCACCGTGCTGCTCGGGCTCATTGGGCGCTTCGACCGGGGCAAGGGCCAGAAATTTGTGGTAAAGGCATTGGCCCGCCTGCGCCAGCAGTACCCGCAGCTGCAGCTGCTGCTGGTGGGCGAGTCGACGTTGAACGAAGGCAATGGCTATAAAAACCGCGTGCTCGCCCGCATCAGGCGCCTGCGTCTGAGCCAGGTGGTACACGTGCGGCCATTTACCTTGCAGCCCGAAGTAGCTTACCGGGCGCTTGATATTGCCCTGGTAGCTTCTACCAACGAAACCTACGGCATGGTGACCCTGGAGGCGCAGGCCACCGGCCTGCCGGTGGTGGCCTGCGCCACCGGCGGCACCCTCGAGCTGGTGGATGACGGCCAAACCGGCTTGCTATTCCCGCTGCATAATGCAGAGGCGTTGAACGCGGCTATCGAGCGCTTGCTGCAATCCCCTGACCTGGCGGCCCGGCTGGGCCGCCAGGCAAAAGCCCACGTACTGGCCCGTTACTCGCATCAGCAGCAGTGCGCCCTGACGGAGCAGGTGCTGCTTGGGCTCGGCCAGCCCGCTGGCAGCCAGTAG
- a CDS encoding YncE family protein — translation MKYLLLAAPLAFSLVSGAALAQTAPAAAGPAPYRLLNTIPIGGEGGWDYLNVDPAGKRLYLSHGTQVEVVDLATRKVIGTIANTPGVHGIDVVPSANRGYITCGRNNTCVVFDLTTFKPIGEPIPTGPKPDALLYDAFSKRVFLFSNNGGKSTVLNATTGAVEGTAELEGDIEAPATDGKGHIFANVEDKSEVIEFDAKTLAVRLRHKLAPGEEPTGLGFDPKNNRLFSACHNEKLIVTDSKTGKQIAVLPIGAGVDGAVFDPATQNIVTSNGSGTFTVIHQDSPTKYTVVANVPTQKGARTISLNPVSHHIFTCTADYGPAPAATTENPHPRPSIVPGTFRVLEYGK, via the coding sequence ATGAAATATCTACTGCTCGCCGCTCCGCTAGCGTTTAGCCTCGTCAGTGGTGCAGCCCTGGCCCAAACTGCGCCGGCCGCCGCTGGCCCGGCACCCTATCGCCTGCTCAATACCATCCCCATTGGTGGGGAGGGCGGCTGGGATTACCTGAACGTAGACCCCGCCGGCAAGCGCCTGTATCTCTCGCACGGGACCCAGGTGGAGGTGGTAGACCTGGCCACGCGCAAGGTTATCGGTACCATCGCCAATACGCCCGGCGTACACGGCATCGACGTGGTGCCCAGCGCAAACCGCGGCTATATTACCTGCGGCCGCAACAATACCTGCGTGGTATTTGACCTTACTACCTTCAAACCCATTGGTGAGCCCATTCCGACCGGGCCCAAGCCCGATGCCTTGCTCTACGACGCCTTTTCCAAGCGCGTGTTTTTGTTTAGCAACAACGGCGGCAAAAGCACCGTGCTCAACGCCACCACCGGCGCAGTAGAAGGTACTGCCGAGCTGGAGGGCGATATCGAAGCGCCGGCCACCGATGGCAAAGGCCACATCTTCGCCAACGTCGAAGATAAGAGCGAGGTGATTGAGTTCGACGCCAAAACCCTGGCGGTGCGCCTGCGCCACAAGCTGGCCCCCGGCGAAGAGCCCACCGGCCTGGGCTTCGACCCCAAAAATAACCGGCTGTTCAGCGCCTGCCACAACGAGAAACTCATCGTCACCGACAGCAAGACCGGCAAGCAAATCGCCGTGCTGCCCATTGGGGCCGGGGTCGACGGGGCCGTATTTGACCCCGCCACCCAAAATATTGTGACCTCCAACGGGTCGGGCACGTTCACCGTCATTCACCAGGACTCGCCGACTAAATACACTGTGGTGGCCAACGTGCCCACCCAAAAGGGAGCCCGCACCATTTCCCTGAACCCGGTTTCGCACCATATCTTCACCTGCACCGCCGATTACGGCCCCGCGCCGGCCGCCACTACCGAAAACCCGCACCCGCGGCCCAGCATCGTGCCCGGCACGTTCCGGGTGCTGGAGTATGGCAAATAA
- a CDS encoding NAD(P)/FAD-dependent oxidoreductase, translated as MSAVISTDICIIGAGPVGLFAVFEAGLLKLRCHVVDALPQPGGQLSEIYPKKPIYDIPGFPEILAGDLVDNLLKQIAPFHPTFTLGERVERFAKLDDGSFQLYTTDGTEIQCKAVAIAGGLGSFEPRKPAVENLERFEGGKGVHYMVRDPEHFRDKKIVIAGGGDSALDWTNFLANVAADVTLVHRGTTFRGAADSAEKVKNLHEAGKIKLVLSSNVTHLHGNGHLEQVTITGNDGRTETVPLDAFVPLFGLTPKLGPIGDWGLALDNDAVVVDTVDYSTSLPGVYAIGDINTYPGKLKLILCGFHEAALMCQGAFKYIYPDKKYTLKYTTVNGAPSL; from the coding sequence ATGTCTGCTGTAATTTCCACTGATATCTGCATCATCGGGGCGGGCCCCGTGGGGCTGTTTGCCGTATTTGAAGCCGGCTTGCTGAAGCTGCGCTGCCACGTAGTAGATGCGCTGCCCCAGCCGGGCGGGCAGCTTTCGGAGATATATCCAAAAAAGCCTATATACGACATTCCGGGCTTCCCCGAGATTCTGGCCGGCGATTTGGTCGATAATCTGCTGAAGCAGATTGCGCCCTTCCACCCCACTTTCACGCTGGGCGAGCGGGTCGAGCGCTTCGCCAAACTCGACGACGGCTCGTTTCAGCTTTACACCACCGATGGCACCGAGATTCAGTGCAAGGCGGTGGCCATCGCGGGCGGGCTGGGCTCGTTTGAGCCGCGCAAGCCGGCCGTCGAAAACCTCGAGCGCTTCGAGGGCGGTAAGGGGGTGCACTACATGGTGCGCGACCCCGAGCACTTCCGGGATAAGAAAATCGTGATTGCGGGCGGCGGCGACTCGGCCCTCGACTGGACCAACTTCCTGGCCAACGTGGCTGCCGATGTGACGCTCGTGCATCGCGGCACCACCTTTCGCGGCGCGGCCGACTCGGCCGAAAAGGTCAAAAACCTGCACGAAGCCGGTAAAATCAAGCTCGTGCTCAGCTCCAACGTAACGCACCTGCACGGCAATGGCCACTTGGAGCAGGTTACCATCACCGGCAACGATGGCCGCACCGAAACGGTGCCGCTCGATGCCTTCGTGCCGCTCTTTGGCCTCACGCCCAAGCTCGGGCCAATCGGCGACTGGGGCCTGGCCCTCGACAACGATGCCGTAGTGGTTGATACTGTGGATTACAGCACCTCCCTGCCCGGAGTATATGCTATTGGCGATATTAACACCTATCCCGGCAAGCTCAAGCTCATTCTGTGCGGCTTTCACGAGGCGGCACTTATGTGCCAGGGCGCGTTTAAGTACATCTACCCCGATAAGAAATACACCCTCAAGTACACCACCGTCAACGGGGCACCATCCCTTTAA